A segment of the Odoribacter splanchnicus DSM 20712 genome:
TAATGGCAAGTCATCAGCTTACCGGATTCATCGTGTAGGTGCATGCCATTTCCTTCGCAATAACGGAACAGGTTGCAATCGGCACATTCGCCCTGACGGGCCCATTCCCGGTTCCGGAATTTTTCGAAGCGGTTGTTCCACACTTCCATAAAATCATCCTGGTAAATATTCCCTTGGTCGTAGTTGGCCCGGATACTGGGACAACCCGATATCGCTCCGTTAATGCGGATAGATCCGACAGAAATTCCGGCATGGCAACGATAAAATTGGTCACGGACTTCAGCTTCATAAGGACCTAAAAAACCTTCACAAGCGAAATTGACGTGAATACGACCTTCTTGCCGGGTTTGACGGATAAAATCCAATACTTTTTTGAATTGGGAAGAAGATAGTTGTAATTCAGGCACTTGTGCTGCTCTGCCTGCGGGAAAGATGGTAAAGATACGCCATTGTCCGACTCCTAGTTCGATCAAATATTCTTTGAAAACGGGGAGAGTATCGATGTTTTGTTGATTGATACAACTGACGACATCCCATACGATTTCTTTTTCCCGGCTCAGCATTCCGATAGCCTGACTGGCCCGGCGAAAGCTTTCCGGATGTCGGCGTAACCAGTTGTGGGCATCTTCCGGTCCGTCCAGACTTACGGTAATGCTGTGCAGGCCTGCTTGTAAAAGTCTGTCCAGCCTCTGACGGGATAATAACAAACCGTTGGTTACCAATCCCCAGGGGTATTCCCGGCGATAACATGCCCGGCCACACTCTTCCAGATCTTTGCGCATCAGAGGTTCTCCACCCGTGAAAATGATAAAAACCCGGTGGGGATCGACCTGTGGAGTGATGTTGTCCAAAGCCTTTAAGAAGTCTTCTTTTGGCATATCGGGTTGCCCGGAAATCGCTTTGCAATCACTGCCACAATGCCGGCAAGCGAGATTACAGCGAAGGGTACATTCCCAAAAAAGAGTATGTAATTCGTGTTTTTGCCGGATCAGCTGTTCTTTTTGTCGGAAGAGTTCCAGGCCCAGGCGTTTCCGGAGGCTGATGGAATTATTCATGATCTTCTTCTTTTTGAGGAGTCAGTATGATTTTTACTTCTTGTGTTGTATTTCCCCTATTCCAGCCTTCACCTCCCTGTAAATCTTTACGAAGGAAGGTTACTTTCAGAGAATCGGCCTGGTAGTACGGATTATTTTCGTCGGGGTTGATTTTTAAATTATACTTCACCGTATCGATCGGGAACGCTGCTTGCCGGGTTTCGAATTCTCCTTCTTTTCCGGAGTATAACGTATCGTTGACCGGGTGGCTTCCATAGGGGGTATCGGGGATAAAATCAGGACGGGGTTCGTAACTGAATTCCATATCGGACACGATAATCTGAATATCGGATAGCGCCTGACCTGCCTGATCGGTGACTTTTCCTTTGATGGTATAGGAAGCTGTCGGCGTACCGTACATACATATGATGTTACCGGGATCGTCCCCGTTATCCTCACAGGAGGAGAAACCTAAAAATCCTAATAAAGTAGTCAATATCCAGTTCAGGCTACGATTCCAGCGATAATGTAATGTTTTCATGGTTTGTTTTTTTATGATTAAACTGTTTAAATGCCTTGATTTTCTTGAGGTCGGCCTTTCCGGACAGGTTGACGGTGAGAAATCGAAGGTCTTTCATATAATGAGTTGTATTTAAAAGTTCAAACGGAATCCGATTTGCCCCGTGAGGTTGAAAAACTGTTCCGAGCGAATCGTTTGTATTTCACTGGCCGGGGTCAGATTCCATAAAAATCCTCCTTCTGCATAGACCGATACATGGCGAATAATGGGGTAGGCAATACCTATTCGTGTGTTCGCTGACCAAAGCGTACCCGGTATTCGTCGACGCTGACTTTTATAGGCCGAATAGATTTTGCCTGAAAGATTAACTTCACAGACAATACCGGCAGACCAATAACAGTAGAAACGTTCCCAATGGGTCAGGCGATAACTGAAAGATGCCGGGATTCCCAGCATGTGCAATCTTTGACGCAATACATCGTAATCCGAACTTTCATATCGCCACTGGTTGCGTAAATAGCTATAGGTAAGTCCGGTATTGAAACTCCAACGGTCCGACAACGTGCGGGATATACTTATTCCGAAAGAGATGGGAGAGCTATGCTTCACTTTATCCGGTTTCAGATCGGATAACAGGGTGCGTGTCGAAATAGGGGATGTTCCGGCCTTCGTCAGAGGAGGTTTGGGGGTATTCCCCTGAAGATGATCGTTACAGGCATAATCGGGATAGCCGGCGGAGTTGCTGGAAATACCGGCTATATTAAAATTACCTCCTCCCATGCCCAAATGCCATTTCCGTGAGGCCTTTCGGACTTTTACCGGTTCGGTTTTCGTGTTGCGGACGATCAGTACCGGTGAAAAATCTGTTTCCAGAGCTTTACTTGCAATGACTATAGGTAATATTTTAGTTTCTTGACTTTTATATTTATCCGTTGAAATCGTTTTTCCAGTTGTGTAGATAGGTTTTCGAGTGAGAACAGGGAGGAGTGAATCGGCTATTTGATCCGTCGTAACTGTTCCGGTAAGCTGTGGTATTTGTATATGATCCACAATAAAAGGTTGTATTCTGTTTCGGACTATTTCTGTCGTAGTTTCCGGGATAAGACGATCGTATAAGAGTCCGCCTCCCACGAGTAAAAGGAGGGTTACGATAGCTGCCGTCCGGCGTATGGATCTGGTGGAAAACCGGGTAGGTCGTAGAGGAAGAAAACCAGCGAGGGTTTTCCATTGTTCTGAATCCGGTTCACATTCCCAATTATGCAACCGTTCCCGGAACAATTCTTCAAATCGGTCTCTTCTATCCATAGTCAATATAAATTTTTTATCATTTGTTGTAAAGTATAACGTGCCCTGGCATATTGTGATCGGGAAGTACCTTCTGTGATTCGGAGCATAGCTCCGATTTCCTTGTGTGAGAATCCTTCGATCGCAAACAGGTTGAAAATCGTTTGATATCCCGGAGGTAAACGATGAATTAAATCCAGCATTTCCTGGGCCGATATTTCTTCTAAAGCATTGGGAAAAGAAGTTTCCTGTTCTGTCTCCTCAGTGGGGAAGGTCAGAGGGAAAACTTTGGATCTACGGATTTTTTCCAGGGCACAATTAATAAAAATTTTCCGCATCCACCCCTCGAAACTCCCATTTCCGCTATATTCGTTCAGATTCGTAAATACCTTTATAAAACCTTCCTGTAACAGATCGTGTGCCATATCCCGGTTGCGGGAATAGCGCATACATACGCCCATCATTTTAGCGGCGTATCGTCGGTATAGTTCTCCCTGAGCTTTCCGCTTTCCTTTAAGGCATTCCTGAATCAGTAACACTTCATCCATTCACGTGATTTCTTTTTTCGTCAATAAGATGCATGGGAGAAACAAAACGTTGCATAAGAACAAAAAAAAATCTTGTTGTAAAATACATCGTTCTCCGGTTTTCCTCGTATTAATTTCGAGAGTGGAAAGAAATATAGATAATTTTATCCTATATTTGTGCTAGGTTGTTTGTTAATTTTGGGTCTTATTTGATATTTTTGTCGCTACTTTTTATAGTTATCGCTATGATGTTAAATATCAAGGAAAATATAGAAGAGATTGTGAAAACGTTACCGGAAGGGGTCAGGCTGATTGCCGTATCGAAGACGAAACCGGTGGAGTATATTGAAGAAGCTTATGCAGGGGGACAGCGTGCTTTCGGTGAAAACCGGCCACAGGAAATGGCTGCTAAATACCGGCAACTGCCCAAGGATATTGAATGGCATATGATCGGACAGCTACAAGAGAAGAATGTAAAATACATTGCTTCTTTTGTGAAATTGATTCATTCCGTGGATAGCCTGAAATTATTGCAAAAAATCGATCGTGAAGCGTTGAAAAACGAACGTATGATCGATTGTCTGCTGGAATTTCATATTGCTGAAGAAGAGACTAAATCCGGTCTGAACTGGGAGGAGGCGTGCAGGCTGCTTGAAAGTGATGAGTTTAAAGTGTTGGAGCATATCCGGATTGTCGGGGTCATGGGGATCGCAACCTATACCGAAGACCGTGAACAGATCCGAAAGGAATTCCGGGAACTTCACCGGATATTCGGGTTGTTGAAAGCGACGTATTTCCAGGAGGAAGAAAGTTTTAAGGAATTGTCCATGGGGATGTCCGGGGATTATCCGATCGCTGTTGAAGAAGGAAGTACGATGGTGAGGGTGGGAAGTGCGGTTTTTGGAGCCAGAGATTATAACAATAAATAATAAACGATAGAGATTATGGTAAATTTGAAGACAAAATTTATCGGATTGGAATTGAAGAGTCCGATTATTGCCGGGAGCTGTGGCTTGACTTCCGAGGTCAGTAAGATTGAAGAAATTGCTTTAAGCGGGGCCGGAGCTATAGTGTTGAAATCCATATTTGAAGAACAAATAAATATGGATGCATCTAAAGCATTGACCGATAATAGTTATCCTGAAAGTGCCGATTATATCCAGAACTATATTCGGGCTAATACTGTCCAGCAACATATCGATTTGGTGAAAGCAGTGAAAAATAAAGTGAATATCCCTGTTATCGCCAGTATCAATTGCTTACGGGACGGGGAATGGATTAGTTTTGCCAGTGAACTGGAAAAAGCCGGTGCCGATGCGCTCGAGTTGAATGCCTTTATCCTGCCGATGGATGAGTTTGCTGAGAGTGTGGAGGTTGAAAACATGTATTTCGACATCGTTAAACATGTGAAAAAGGTGGTTAAAATTCCGGTAATTGTCAAGATCAGCCATTATTTTACGAATTTGCCGGCTTTTGTGAGTAAGCTGAAAGCTTATGGTGCGGATGCCGTTACTATTTTCAATCGCTTTTACGAACCAGATATCGATATCGAACGGATAGCTGTCGGAGCGGCTTCTGTGTTCAGTATGCCGGCCGATTTGAGGACAACTTTGCGCTGGACCGGAATTCTGTCGGGGAAAGATAAACTTTTGCAACTTTCTTCTTCAACAGGTGTTCATAATGGAGAAGCTGTTGTGAAGCTTTTACTGGCGGGGGCGACTACTGTGCAGGTATGTTCGGCTATGTATGAACAGGGAATCGGTACGATCCGTACGATGAATCATTTTTTGAATAGCTGGATGGATAAAAAAGGCTTTGAGTCGATAGATGAATTCCGGGGAAGATTATCCTATGCCGATGCAGGTAATGCTGCCCGCTATGAGAGAGCACAGTTTATGAAATATTTTAGTGATCATAAATAAATTTCGATGTTACAAAATATGAAGTGTGTACTAGGGTTGTTTATGCTCTGTCTGTTAGCTTGTACGGAGAATAAATATGCAGGTATTCCTGAGAAATATCATGCCTTGTTGGATCAGGCATTGGTAAAAGCCGGGGATAATGCAACCGAATTGACAGCGGCATTGAAAAATGCTCCTGATAACCAAAAGGAAGGGATGGCTTTCCTGATTGCTTATATGCCGGAAAGAGATTTAAAGGAATTGACAGCGGATTTTTTATTGGAGAATACAGCCTATGCTTATCAGGCTCGTGAAAAATACGTTTGGGCCAGAGAGATTCCCGATACTGTTTTTCTGAATGATGTACTGCCTTATGTCAGCCTGAATGAAACCCGTGAAGGGTGGAGAAAGGAATTTTACGAACGTTTCGGGAAGTATGTACAGCATTGTAAGACGATTTTTGAAGCCATCGATTCGGTCAACCGGAATGTCCGGGATGAAGTATTGGTCGATTATAATACCAAACGTGAAAAACCGGATCAGAGTCCGTTCGAATCCATGCGGCAGCATATGGCTTCCTGTACCGGATTATCGATCTTGCTGACGGATGCTTTCCGGGCTGTCGGAATTCCTTCACGGGTGGCCGGTACTCCCAATTGGCACGACGAACGGGGCAATCATAACTGGACCGAGGTTTGGGCAGACGGAAACTGGTATTTTACGGAATTTTATTTTCCCGGTCAACTGAACAATGCCTGGTTTTTTGCCGATGCCGGGAAAGCGGTAAAAAACGATCAGCAGAAAGCTATTTATGCTTCTTCGTTTAAACCGACCGGAACCTATTTCCCTTTGGTATGGGATGAGAATATTCGTTATGTACCTGCTGCGAATGTAACTGATTTCTATACCGATCTATATAAATCGCATCTGGAAACGATCTCTGCGGATGGTAACCATGTTCCGTTGAGAATTATGATGTTTACAGATAATGCCTGTGTACAGAACTCGGAGGACCGGGTGGCTGCCAATCTGGATATTTTTTGCGGTAAATTGCAAATGGGAGGCGGGCGTACTGCCGGACCGACTCAGGATATGAATGATGTGCTCACCTTTATGTTAGAGAAAAATCAAACCTATACGGTGAAATATGCAAATGAAGCCGGAAAGATGAAGGAAGTGGAGGTAAAACTGGGCGAACAACCTGTCGAACTGAAGTTATATATGAAATAATACTTGAGAAAAGGGGAGAAAAGGGGCTTGGAAACAAGTCCCTTTTTTAGTTTATAAAGTTCATGGTTTGGAAACTGCCTTTCAACAGATCGATCAGCAGTAATTTGCCGGAAAGAGTATCCTGGCTTCCCAGGATAAGCTTGATGGCTTCATTAGCCTGGATCGAACCGACGACTCCCGGTAATGCGCCGATGACGCCTTGTGGTTGCTGAAACTCAGCGATAGCATCATGGTATTCGTAAAGGTCACGGTAAGTAGGACCTCCCTGGTAATTAAAAACGGAAACCTGACCTTTAAACTCACAAATACTTCCATAAACGAACGGTTTACCGTATCGGACGCAGGCTTCGTCGATCAGGTAACGGGAAGGCAGATTATCGGTTGCGTCTATTACCAGATCGTATTCAGCGATGATAAAAGTGTTTTCCGAAGTCAGCCGCTGAGCGTAGGGTACAATAGTTGTATAGGGATTTAAAGCCTGAAGCTTCCGGGCAGCGACTTCGACCTTCAGGGCTCCTAAACATTGGGTATCGTAGAGAATCTGACGTTGAAGATTACTCTCCGAGACTATATCATTGTCGAGTATACCGATCCGGCCGATTCCGGCAGCAGTCAAATAGAGTAAGACGGGGGAACCTAATCCGCCGGCTCCTACAACCAATACTTTCGCCCGTTTCAATTTTTCTTGTCCAGGCTCTCCGATTTCTTCCAAAATCAAATGCCTGGCATAGCGTTCTTTTTCTCCCATAGTCGATTATTTATCTGGTATTGGGGATGTAATTCCGGTTGAATTACATCCATCCGTCCCAGTCTTTCCATACCGGTTCGTATCCTTTTTGACGTATACTGTCGGCAACTTCCTCAGGAGTGCGTTCGTCACTGATGTGGAATTGTTCCAGAGCCTGAGGATAAGTGAAATACCCTCCGGGTTCGGTTTTCGATCCGGCACTCAGGGAAGTAATACCCAAAGGGAGCATATTATTGCGGAACTCGGCCCCTTCCCGGGTAGAAATCGAGATATCGACATCATGGTCGAATATACGGAAAGCGAAGATCAATTGGGCCAAGGCACGGTCCTCCAGGATAACATTAGGCTGGAAATGGCCTTCCGAAGGACGCATCCGTGGAAAATTGACGCTGTATTTGGTTTGCCAGTAATGTTTTTGCAGGTAACGCAGGTGGCGGGCCATCATAGTTACATCCGTACGCCATTCCTCCAGACCGATTAAAACTCCCAAACCGATTTTGTGTACATGGGCTTGCCCCATACGGTCGAAACCGTTGACCCGCCAGTCGAATTTGGATTTCATGCCTTTCGGATGATAAACGTTATAGCGTGCCCGGTTATAGGTCTCCTGAAAACAAACCACTCCATTTAATCCTGAATGCGTAAGACGTTTATAATCTTCTGCTTTCAGAGGCATTACTTCAATAGAAAGGTTAGCAAAAAGAGGATGGGCCAACTGCAATGCGCGTTCCAGATAGTCGACACCGGCCTCCTTCGGATTCTCCCCTGTAACGATCAATAAATTTTCAAAATTTCCCAGTTTTTTGATAGCATGCAATTCATTGAGAATCTCTTCCTCATTGAGGATGACCCGTTTGAGGGGATTGTTGTGATTGAATCCGCAATAGACACAGAAATTTGTACACGAATTAGTGATATACAAGGGGATATACATCGATATGGTTTTCCCGAATCTTTGTAAGGTATATTTTTGGCTTAATGCGGCCATCGGTTCCAGGTATTTCTCTGCAGCCGGAGAAATCAGGGCCATAAAATCGTCGATGGCCAACTGGCTTTTACTTAAAGCCAGTTCTACATCGGCGGCTGTTTTAGAGTAGATTTCCCGGGTCGTTTCTTCCCAGGAATATTTTTCAAGTTCTTCCGAAAACATATTATTAAAATTAAATCGGATTGTCTGTTTATTTCAAGAAAGCGGTCAGAGGACTGCTTGCTTCGGCAGCGATACTTTTTCCGGCTAGTCCGGCCTCATAAGCCATCCGTCCGGCTTCGACGGCTACCTTAAAAGCTTTGGCCATTTCCACCGGATTGCCTGCGACGGCTATCGCTGTGTTTACAAGTACTGCATCTGCTCCTAATTCCATCGCTTCTGCAGCATGGCTGGGAGCACCGATACCGGCATCTACGACTACCGGAATATTGCTTTGTTCGATGATGATACGTAAAAATTCACGGGTTTGTAACCCCTGATTCGTACCGATAGGTGCTCCTAAAGGCATCACCGTTGCGGCTCCGGCATCTTCCAGACGTTTACACAATACCGGGTCGGCCTGACAGTAAGGAAGTACAATAAACCCCAGCTTAGCCAGTTCTTCGGTGGCTTTCAGGGTTTCTACCGGATCGGGCAGCAGATAGCGGGGATCGGGATGAATTTCCAGTTTCAGCCAGTTGGTACCGAAAGCTTCCCGGGATAATTGAGCGGCAAAAATGGCTTCCTTGGCATCCCGTACGCCGGAGGTGTTGGGTAATAATTGTACACCTGGACGGAGAATGTGCTTTAACATATCGTCGTTCTTATCTTCCATCCGGATCCGTTTCATGGCTACGGTAACCAATTGACTTTCAGAAGCGATTATCGCTTCTTCCATCACTTGATTGGAAGAGAATTTTCCGGTTCCGGTGAATAAGCGGGAAGTAAAGGTTTTATCTGCAATTTTGAGTGTTTCCATGGTTTATGAATTTAATAAATTTAATATTTTTATTGTTTGCCTTTTTAGGTCAGGACTATTTTTGATCAGGCCCGATAAAGCGATTCCCTGAATACCTGTTTGCATTAGCGGCGGAATATCGGTTTCCGTTATTCCGCCGATAGCGAAGACCGGAATCGAAATCTTATTTTCCTGCATTCGGCCCAATAGAAACCGGTAACCTTCCAATCCGAGGACCGGACTGAGTTTCTCTTTCGTTGTGGTAAAAGCATAAGGCCCCAGACCGATATAGTCGACCTGCTGTTTTTGCCGGAGCAGGATGTCATCCCAGGTGTTACAAGTGGCACCGACGATCTTACCGGGGCCCAGTATCCGCCTGGCTTCCCATGGATCCATATCCTCTTTGCCCAGGTGCACACCGTCGGCTTCCAGTAAACGGGCGACGTCGACCCGATCGTTGATAATAAAGAGTGCCCGGTGACGCCGGCAAATCTCTTTTACCTTTCTCCCTTCACAGAGCATTTCGGCGAGGGAGGCTCCTTTCATACGGAGTTGAATCCAGCGCATTCCTCCCTGACAGACCGCTTCAACCTGCTCGCAGAGGGTCATCCCTTCTTTGGGAGCGGTGATATACTGCAAAGACAATTCACCGAGCCAGGGCTTTGAGTCGGGAGTATATTTTCCAATGCAATGATAACCTAACAGGCTGTTGTTGCTTTCGATAAAGCGGGATACATAGAGCTGTGCTTTATTACAGGAAGTAGCTAGGGCATCTCCTTGAGCCAGGGCTGACAGGAGGGCCGACGATAGGGTACAACCGGTTCCGTGTTTGGTGTACCGACTACGGGGAACCGAGAAATTAGTCGTCCGGTCGGGTTGGAATAAGACGTCGGTAGCATCCACTCCAGCGTTGTGTCCTCCTTTCCAGAGGATATTCAGGTGGTGATCCCGACAGACGATTTGTAACCGATCGGGAGTGATTCCTTCTCCGAATAATCGGTAAAGTTCGTCCGTATTCGGGGTGATAAGATAAACACGGTCAAGGATGCGTTTTAGTCTTTCCTGATCTTCGGGGGTATACCGGTGAAATGAAAAACCGGCACTGGCTTTCAGGATAGGGTCCCAGATTATTTTGAGTCGTTTGTCCTGATCGAGCAAATAATCCAATAACCGGTCCAGGATTTCGAAACTTTCGATCAGTCCGATTTTCAGAAATTCGACATTGTACTTTTGCAATAATAAATCACATTGTTTTTTGATATCCTCCCAGGCGGTCCAATGTACTCCGGTAAAAGTGTCTTCATTTTGAAAAGTCAGAGCCGAACAAACGCCCAATCCATAACTTCCCGTGGCTTCGAAAGTTTTCAAATCGGCACCGATTCCTGCACCCGAGGAGGGATCGAACCCTGCGATACTGAGTACGAATGGAGTTTTCAGGCGGATGTATCTTTCGATAGCTTCATCGGGATTATTCCAAAGGTACCCTAAAACGGCGATTCCTTCGAAACCGGCTCGGCGGCATAAGCCGGTTTTATCAGGCTCGAGGCCTCCCAAGGCGATCACAGGACAATCGATGTCCGATAAGTCCGGTAATTGCCCGAATCGGCTCCGGTATCCCGTTTTGGAGATACTATCGAAAATAGGACTCAGAAAACAATAGGCAGGACGGAAAGGAAGTTGCCGGATTTCATCCACACGGTGACAAGAGATACTCACGGCATATTGCTGAATATAGTAGATATATTCATTCGCTTGTGGATACTTTAAATGTATTCCGTGCAACCGATATTTTTTCACTAATTCATAATGCTCGTGAAGTACGATCCTGTTCCGGTAGACAGGGAAAATCTGCCGGATAAATCTTTCATACACTTCGGCTGAAGCACCCGGTTTTCTTAAATGCAGGTACTTCAGGCCGTGTGTAAAGAGATGATTACAAATGGCTGCTTCGTCTTTGACCGGAGTGGGTGAAGTAATGACGATTATTTTCATAAATAACTGTTTCGCGGCTCGAGACCTTTATTATTTATTTTCCTGGCTGATTTTTTCCCTTAGTTTTTTACTGGCCCGCATGGAGCAGAAATGTTCACCGCACATGGAACAGAAATGTGCCTCCTTGTGGCCTTCGTCCGGTAGGGTTTCATCGTGGAATTTTATCGCTTTTTCCGAATCGAGTGCCAGGTGAAACTGATCTTTCCAGCGGAATTCGAAGCGGGCTTTACTCATGGCATAATCCCGGAAATAAGCGGCCGGATGGCCTTTAGCTAAATCGGCTGCATGGGCTGCCAGTTTGAACGTGATCACTCCTTCTTTAACATCGTCACGGTTCGGTAAGCCGAGATGTTCTTTTTGAGTAACATAACACAACATAGCGGTACCGAACCAGCCGATCATCGCTCCGCCGATAGCTGAAGTGATGTGATCGTAACCGGGAGCGATATCGGTTACCAGCGGTCCCAGGGTATAGAAGGGAGCTTCCCGGCAGTATTTCAATTGCAGGTCCATATTTTCCTTGATCTTTTGCATGGGTACATGTCCCGGACCTTCGATGATCGCCTGTACATTGTATTTCCAGGCAGTTTGGCAGAGTTCGCCCAGTGTCTTCAATTCTTCGATCTGAGCCGTGTCGTTGGCATCGGCGATACAACCGGGACGCAGGCCGTCTCCCAAGGAAATACCGACATCATATTTAGCCAGAATCTGGCAGATCTCTTCGAAATGTTCGTAAATGAAGCTTTCCTGTTTGTGGGTCGTACACCAATGTGCCATGATCGAACCTCCCCGGGAAACAATGCCGGTAAGGCGTTTCAAGGTCAGAGGCACATGTTTCCAACGCAAGCCGGCGTGAATGGTAAAATAGTCTACTCCTTGTTCGGCTTGTTCGATCAGGGTATCCCGGAAAATCTCCCAATTGAGTTTTTCAACATTCCCGCCGACTTTCTCCAGGGTCTGGTATAAAGGAACCGTACCTACGGGTACCGGTGAATTGCGGATAATCCATTCCCTGGTTTCGTGTATATTCTTTCCGGTCGACAGGTCCATGATCGTATCGGCTCCCCAGCGGAATGCCCATACTGCTTTTTCGACTTCCTCGGCAATCGAAGAAGTTACCGGCGAATTACCGATATTGGCATTGATTTTTACCAGAAAGTTCCGGCCGATAATCATCGGCTCGCATTCCGGATGATTGATGTTGGCCGGAATAATGGCCCTGCCGGCAGCCACTTCCTGCCGGACAAATTCGGGAGTGATATAATCGGGAATATGAGCACCGAACGATTCGCCTTTTTCTTTTTTATATTTTTCCCGGATTCGGTCTGCCAATTGATTTTCCCGGATAGCGATATACT
Coding sequences within it:
- a CDS encoding YggS family pyridoxal phosphate-dependent enzyme gives rise to the protein MMLNIKENIEEIVKTLPEGVRLIAVSKTKPVEYIEEAYAGGQRAFGENRPQEMAAKYRQLPKDIEWHMIGQLQEKNVKYIASFVKLIHSVDSLKLLQKIDREALKNERMIDCLLEFHIAEEETKSGLNWEEACRLLESDEFKVLEHIRIVGVMGIATYTEDREQIRKEFRELHRIFGLLKATYFQEEESFKELSMGMSGDYPIAVEEGSTMVRVGSAVFGARDYNNK
- a CDS encoding TIGR04133 family radical SAM/SPASM protein — its product is MNNSISLRKRLGLELFRQKEQLIRQKHELHTLFWECTLRCNLACRHCGSDCKAISGQPDMPKEDFLKALDNITPQVDPHRVFIIFTGGEPLMRKDLEECGRACYRREYPWGLVTNGLLLSRQRLDRLLQAGLHSITVSLDGPEDAHNWLRRHPESFRRASQAIGMLSREKEIVWDVVSCINQQNIDTLPVFKEYLIELGVGQWRIFTIFPAGRAAQVPELQLSSSQFKKVLDFIRQTRQEGRIHVNFACEGFLGPYEAEVRDQFYRCHAGISVGSIRINGAISGCPSIRANYDQGNIYQDDFMEVWNNRFEKFRNREWARQGECADCNLFRYCEGNGMHLHDESGKLMTCHYHRL
- a CDS encoding HesA/MoeB/ThiF family protein, which produces MGEKERYARHLILEEIGEPGQEKLKRAKVLVVGAGGLGSPVLLYLTAAGIGRIGILDNDIVSESNLQRQILYDTQCLGALKVEVAARKLQALNPYTTIVPYAQRLTSENTFIIAEYDLVIDATDNLPSRYLIDEACVRYGKPFVYGSICEFKGQVSVFNYQGGPTYRDLYEYHDAIAEFQQPQGVIGALPGVVGSIQANEAIKLILGSQDTLSGKLLLIDLLKGSFQTMNFIN
- a CDS encoding dihydroorotate dehydrogenase-like protein; protein product: MVNLKTKFIGLELKSPIIAGSCGLTSEVSKIEEIALSGAGAIVLKSIFEEQINMDASKALTDNSYPESADYIQNYIRANTVQQHIDLVKAVKNKVNIPVIASINCLRDGEWISFASELEKAGADALELNAFILPMDEFAESVEVENMYFDIVKHVKKVVKIPVIVKISHYFTNLPAFVSKLKAYGADAVTIFNRFYEPDIDIERIAVGAASVFSMPADLRTTLRWTGILSGKDKLLQLSSSTGVHNGEAVVKLLLAGATTVQVCSAMYEQGIGTIRTMNHFLNSWMDKKGFESIDEFRGRLSYADAGNAARYERAQFMKYFSDHK
- the thiH gene encoding 2-iminoacetate synthase ThiH → MFSEELEKYSWEETTREIYSKTAADVELALSKSQLAIDDFMALISPAAEKYLEPMAALSQKYTLQRFGKTISMYIPLYITNSCTNFCVYCGFNHNNPLKRVILNEEEILNELHAIKKLGNFENLLIVTGENPKEAGVDYLERALQLAHPLFANLSIEVMPLKAEDYKRLTHSGLNGVVCFQETYNRARYNVYHPKGMKSKFDWRVNGFDRMGQAHVHKIGLGVLIGLEEWRTDVTMMARHLRYLQKHYWQTKYSVNFPRMRPSEGHFQPNVILEDRALAQLIFAFRIFDHDVDISISTREGAEFRNNMLPLGITSLSAGSKTEPGGYFTYPQALEQFHISDERTPEEVADSIRQKGYEPVWKDWDGWM
- a CDS encoding transglutaminase-like domain-containing protein; the encoded protein is MKCVLGLFMLCLLACTENKYAGIPEKYHALLDQALVKAGDNATELTAALKNAPDNQKEGMAFLIAYMPERDLKELTADFLLENTAYAYQAREKYVWAREIPDTVFLNDVLPYVSLNETREGWRKEFYERFGKYVQHCKTIFEAIDSVNRNVRDEVLVDYNTKREKPDQSPFESMRQHMASCTGLSILLTDAFRAVGIPSRVAGTPNWHDERGNHNWTEVWADGNWYFTEFYFPGQLNNAWFFADAGKAVKNDQQKAIYASSFKPTGTYFPLVWDENIRYVPAANVTDFYTDLYKSHLETISADGNHVPLRIMMFTDNACVQNSEDRVAANLDIFCGKLQMGGGRTAGPTQDMNDVLTFMLEKNQTYTVKYANEAGKMKEVEVKLGEQPVELKLYMK
- a CDS encoding porin family protein, which translates into the protein MDRRDRFEELFRERLHNWECEPDSEQWKTLAGFLPLRPTRFSTRSIRRTAAIVTLLLLVGGGLLYDRLIPETTTEIVRNRIQPFIVDHIQIPQLTGTVTTDQIADSLLPVLTRKPIYTTGKTISTDKYKSQETKILPIVIASKALETDFSPVLIVRNTKTEPVKVRKASRKWHLGMGGGNFNIAGISSNSAGYPDYACNDHLQGNTPKPPLTKAGTSPISTRTLLSDLKPDKVKHSSPISFGISISRTLSDRWSFNTGLTYSYLRNQWRYESSDYDVLRQRLHMLGIPASFSYRLTHWERFYCYWSAGIVCEVNLSGKIYSAYKSQRRRIPGTLWSANTRIGIAYPIIRHVSVYAEGGFLWNLTPASEIQTIRSEQFFNLTGQIGFRLNF
- a CDS encoding RNA polymerase sigma factor — its product is MDEVLLIQECLKGKRKAQGELYRRYAAKMMGVCMRYSRNRDMAHDLLQEGFIKVFTNLNEYSGNGSFEGWMRKIFINCALEKIRRSKVFPLTFPTEETEQETSFPNALEEISAQEMLDLIHRLPPGYQTIFNLFAIEGFSHKEIGAMLRITEGTSRSQYARARYTLQQMIKNLY
- a CDS encoding thiazole synthase, which gives rise to METLKIADKTFTSRLFTGTGKFSSNQVMEEAIIASESQLVTVAMKRIRMEDKNDDMLKHILRPGVQLLPNTSGVRDAKEAIFAAQLSREAFGTNWLKLEIHPDPRYLLPDPVETLKATEELAKLGFIVLPYCQADPVLCKRLEDAGAATVMPLGAPIGTNQGLQTREFLRIIIEQSNIPVVVDAGIGAPSHAAEAMELGADAVLVNTAIAVAGNPVEMAKAFKVAVEAGRMAYEAGLAGKSIAAEASSPLTAFLK
- a CDS encoding radical SAM-associated putative lipoprotein; translation: MKTLHYRWNRSLNWILTTLLGFLGFSSCEDNGDDPGNIICMYGTPTASYTIKGKVTDQAGQALSDIQIIVSDMEFSYEPRPDFIPDTPYGSHPVNDTLYSGKEGEFETRQAAFPIDTVKYNLKINPDENNPYYQADSLKVTFLRKDLQGGEGWNRGNTTQEVKIILTPQKEEDHE